The window CCGTAAGGGTCGGCAGGGGGGATGTGGTGCGGGTCGGGCAGGCTCGGAGCGGTTGCCGCGGCTATCTGGCGGTGACCGGCGGGGTCGATGTCCCGGTGGTCCTGGGCAGCCGGTCCACCTGTTTGAGCGGCCGGCTGGGCGGCATCGAAGGCAGGCCCCTCCGAAAAGGGGATCGGATCGCGCGGGGCGCGGGAGAGCTGCTGAAGCGGGCGCGCAGGTTACCGGACCCGCCGGTCTACGGGCGTACGGTCAGGCTTCGGGCGGTGCCGGGGCCCCAAGACGAATGTTTCCAAGGGTCCCTGAATCTCTTTTTCGAGGCGGTTTTCCAGGTCACTCCCCGGAGCGACAGGATGGGATGCCGATTGAACGGCCCGGTAGTCCAGCGCGAAGAGGGGGCTCCGCAGGGCATCGTCTCGGAGCCGTCCCTGCCGGGCAACGTGCAGGTGCCGCCGGACGGCCGTCCCATCGTGCTGCTGGTGGAGCAGACGATGGGGGGTTACACGAAGATCGCCACGGTGATCTCGCCGGACCTTTCCCGGATTGCGCAGGCCCGGCCGGGGGACACCGTCCGGTTCGACCGGGTGACGATCGAAGAAGCCCACGCGGTCTGCAGGGAAGCAGCCCGCAGACTGGCCGGGATCGACGCCCTCCTGGCCCTCCCCGTCAGCTGCCTGGAACGCCTCGGACTTCCTTTTTGAGCCTTCTACGGAGAAGAGGGTCTTTTTGGCCCGGGAGGCCGTCAGGCTTCAAAGGCGGTCTTGTTCCATTCAACCGTTGGCCTTGTTCTCCAGCGGGTTTCATTCCTGCGCTTTGAATCGCCGTTCATTTTCCCTTCGCAGGGGCTGTCCGATCAGCAACTCCGGCAGATGCTCACCGAGCGGCGAACGGCGCCGCGATCCCGCAGCCGAGGGCGAAGGCCTCCAGGTTGATGTCGAGGACGCCCGGCGGGATCCTGTTCTGCAGCACCTTCTGGACCGATCCCGGCTGCACCACGCCGGTCAGCTCCACCACTGCGCCGAGCATACAGATATTGTAGACGATCGGCTTGCCGATCCGGTCCATGACCTCGCGGTACAGGGGCAGTTGGAAGAGCCGGGCGTCGACCCTGCCCTCCGGCTTCACGTAGCGCGGGTCCGTGAGCAGGATGCCCCCCGGGCGGATGATGCCGAAGAACTTGTTGTAGGCCTCCTGTGTCAGGCAAACCAGCACGTTCGGCTGGTTGGCCTTCGGAAACCGTATGGGCGAGTCCGAGATGATCACGTCCGAACGGGTGGCGCCGCCGCGGGCCTCGGGGCCGTAGGATTGGGACTGGGTGGCGACGAGGCCCTCGTGGAGCACCGCCGCCTCGGCGAGGATGATGGCCGCCGTGATGACCCCCTGGCCGCCGGACCCCGAAAAGACCAGCCTGCAACGTTCCATCAGGCACCCCCTTTCATCGCTTTTTGGATGACCCTGTCGTATTCGCGGCAGTACTCGGGTTTTTGCTCCTGAACGAAGATGCCCCGTTCGATAAGGGCCGGGTTCCGTTGCTTGGCCTCTGAGCCGGTGGGCGTCGTGTTGTCCTTGAACCACTCCATCATGTCGGCGGCGTCGCCCATCTGGTTCTTGCGCCCGAAATAGGTCGGGCACTGGCTCATGATCTCGACCACGGAGAATCCCGGATGGGTGAAGGCCTTTTTGAGGATGTCGACCATCTGCGTTATGTGGTAAGTGGTGGTGCGCGCAACGAAAGACGCCCCGGCCGCCTTCGAGAGGGTCACGACGTCGAAGTCGTGGTCGATGTTCCCGTAAGGCGCCGTGGTGGCCTTGCTGCCATACCCGGACAGGGGCGAGTATTGGCCGCCCGTCATGCCGTAGATCCGGTTGTTCATCACGATGGCGGTCATCTCGATGTTGCGCCGGGCGGCGTGGATGAAATGGTTGCCCCCGATGGCCAGGGCGTCCCCGTCCCCCATGGGGACGATGACGTTCAGCTCAGGTTTGGTGATCTTCACCCCTGTGGCGAAGGCGAGCGCCCGGCCGTGAAGGGTGTGCAGGGAGTGGAAATCGACGTAGCCGGAGATGCGGGAGGAGCAGCCGATTCCGGAGACCATGACGATGCTGTTCTTGTCCCAGCCGATCTCCATGACGGCGGTGATGAGCCCCCTCAGGACGATTCCGTGGCCGCAGCCGGGGCACCAGATGTGGGGGAAAAAACGTTCCCGGATGTAATCCTTGATATTCGGCATCGGTCAAACCCCCTTCCCCTGAATGACCCTGAGAATGTTGCGAATGTCGGTCGGGTTGATGAACTGCCCGTCGATGCGGTTGGCCAACACGACCCGTTGGGGGTTGGAAACGGCCCGTTTGACGGCCCGGACGATCTGGCCCATGTTCATCTCGACGACTACGATATGCTTGGCCGCCGCGCATTTTTCTTCCACCAGGCCGTAGGGGAAGGGCCACAGGGATTGCAGCTCGAGCAGGCCCAGCCGCTCGCCCCTGGCCCGCCGGTTCTCGACGACGTGCAGGGCGGAGCGGGCCGAGCATCCGTAGGAGATCAAGACCGTCTCGGCATCCTCCAACTGGTATTCCCGGTACCGCGTGATCGCCTCGACGTTGTGCACGATCTTGTCCTTGAGGTGGCGGAGCAGTCCGTGGACGACACCTGGGTTGTCCGAGGGAAAGCCCCACATGTCATGGAAGAGCCCGGTGACATTGTAGCGGTGCTCGCCGCCGAAATCGGACATCGGGATCCGTCCATCTTCCCTCGGCAGATAGGGGTGGAAATCCACACCGGCTTTGACCGAGGTCCTCAGCCGCTGCACCACCGGAATGGCGCTTTCTTCGGGGATGACGAGGCCCTCCCGGAGATGACCGATGACCTCGTCGAAGAGGAGGATCACCGGCGTCCGGTAGGTTTCGGCCATGTTGAAGGCGTGGACCGTCATCTCGAAAACGTCCTGATGGTTCGATGCCGTGAGCGCGATGATGGCATGATCCCCGTGGACCCCCCATCGCGCCTGGTAGACGTCCCCCTGGCTCGGCCCCGTCGGTAGCCCGGTCGACGGTCCTCCGCGCTGCACATCCACAATGACGCAGGGGATCTCCGTCATGATGGCGTAGCCGAGGCCCTCCTGCATGAGG of the Desulfatiglans anilini DSM 4660 genome contains:
- a CDS encoding biotin-dependent carboxyltransferase family protein, giving the protein MTTVFAVIAPGPLTTVQDAGRGRFLHMGVPLSGALDPFACRVANRLVGNSDEAAVLEMTFAGPHLRVLDEVDLAVTGADMVWSVNGVSAPCWRTVRVGRGDVVRVGQARSGCRGYLAVTGGVDVPVVLGSRSTCLSGRLGGIEGRPLRKGDRIARGAGELLKRARRLPDPPVYGRTVRLRAVPGPQDECFQGSLNLFFEAVFQVTPRSDRMGCRLNGPVVQREEGAPQGIVSEPSLPGNVQVPPDGRPIVLLVEQTMGGYTKIATVISPDLSRIAQARPGDTVRFDRVTIEEAHAVCREAARRLAGIDALLALPVSCLERLGLPF
- a CDS encoding 2-oxoacid:acceptor oxidoreductase family protein, coding for MERCRLVFSGSGGQGVITAAIILAEAAVLHEGLVATQSQSYGPEARGGATRSDVIISDSPIRFPKANQPNVLVCLTQEAYNKFFGIIRPGGILLTDPRYVKPEGRVDARLFQLPLYREVMDRIGKPIVYNICMLGAVVELTGVVQPGSVQKVLQNRIPPGVLDINLEAFALGCGIAAPFAAR
- a CDS encoding 2-oxoacid:ferredoxin oxidoreductase subunit beta, translated to MPNIKDYIRERFFPHIWCPGCGHGIVLRGLITAVMEIGWDKNSIVMVSGIGCSSRISGYVDFHSLHTLHGRALAFATGVKITKPELNVIVPMGDGDALAIGGNHFIHAARRNIEMTAIVMNNRIYGMTGGQYSPLSGYGSKATTAPYGNIDHDFDVVTLSKAAGASFVARTTTYHITQMVDILKKAFTHPGFSVVEIMSQCPTYFGRKNQMGDAADMMEWFKDNTTPTGSEAKQRNPALIERGIFVQEQKPEYCREYDRVIQKAMKGGA
- a CDS encoding 2-oxoacid:acceptor oxidoreductase subunit alpha, whose translation is MEGSIRFVQGNEACVEAALYAGVEFFAGYPITPSTEIAEHMSYRLPQLGGKFIQMEDEIASICAIIGASLTGHKVMTATSGPGFSLMQEGLGYAIMTEIPCVIVDVQRGGPSTGLPTGPSQGDVYQARWGVHGDHAIIALTASNHQDVFEMTVHAFNMAETYRTPVILLFDEVIGHLREGLVIPEESAIPVVQRLRTSVKAGVDFHPYLPREDGRIPMSDFGGEHRYNVTGLFHDMWGFPSDNPGVVHGLLRHLKDKIVHNVEAITRYREYQLEDAETVLISYGCSARSALHVVENRRARGERLGLLELQSLWPFPYGLVEEKCAAAKHIVVVEMNMGQIVRAVKRAVSNPQRVVLANRIDGQFINPTDIRNILRVIQGKGV